A genomic stretch from Streptomyces sp. QL37 includes:
- a CDS encoding DUF6221 family protein, whose product MTADLVAFIRARFNEELEKARFAAKVVVTQPERFGVEPEDAAKHARFSIAAAEAHLALLDDTVVPYLGTAGRGGRNAEFQLRLLAAPYVEHRDYPHEQEPANQPGSQA is encoded by the coding sequence GTGACCGCCGACCTGGTGGCTTTTATCCGGGCTCGTTTCAACGAGGAGTTGGAGAAGGCCCGCTTCGCCGCCAAAGTGGTGGTCACGCAGCCCGAACGCTTCGGCGTCGAGCCCGAGGACGCCGCCAAGCACGCCCGTTTCTCCATCGCCGCCGCTGAGGCGCACCTCGCGTTGCTTGACGACACCGTGGTGCCGTATCTGGGAACGGCGGGGCGGGGCGGCCGGAACGCCGAATTCCAGCTTCGGCTGCTTGCCGCGCCGTACGTGGAGCACCGGGACTACCCGCACGAGCAGGAACCCGCCAACCAGCCCGGGAGCCAGGCATGA
- a CDS encoding MFS transporter, producing the protein MYAPTTGPGQAPSQSPAEAAPANSRSRVLIASLIGTTIEFYDFYVYATAAVLVFPKLFFPSADATTALLSSFAVFGAAMVARPIGAIVFGHLGDRLGRKGTLVASLLTMGIATFLIGVLPTYAQAGWVATALLVLMRLAQGFALGGEWSGAALVATENAPAGKRALWGTFPQLGAPLGFIIGNGLFLIIGALLPSAAGADPSQPSDAFLSWGWRIPFLFSAVMVAIGLWVRMRLVESQVFAKTQETGKVRKLPLATVFRHHWKQLVLGSFAMLATYVLFYLMTTFSLSYGRTAEDADVPGLGYSYTTFVLMMIFGVLFFAAFTLISGPLADKYGRRRTLAWVTVGIIVFGLVWVPLINLGTLGVVLWLVLGFTLMGTTFGPMGAMLPELFPTSVRYTGSGIAYNVSSILGAAVAPFVAVALWEAGDGSPWLVGVYLSVMAVLTLTALLLGKETKDIALDEGEIPAAPARTEAPSA; encoded by the coding sequence ATGTACGCTCCCACTACCGGGCCCGGCCAGGCCCCGTCGCAGTCCCCGGCCGAGGCCGCGCCCGCCAACTCGCGGTCTCGCGTCCTGATCGCCAGCCTCATCGGCACGACGATCGAGTTCTACGACTTCTACGTCTACGCGACCGCCGCGGTCCTGGTCTTCCCGAAACTCTTCTTCCCGAGCGCAGACGCGACCACAGCCCTGCTCTCCTCCTTCGCGGTCTTCGGCGCGGCGATGGTCGCCCGCCCGATCGGCGCGATCGTCTTCGGCCACCTCGGCGACCGCCTCGGCCGCAAGGGCACCCTGGTGGCCTCGCTGCTCACGATGGGCATCGCCACCTTCCTGATCGGCGTTCTGCCGACGTACGCGCAAGCGGGCTGGGTCGCCACGGCGCTGCTGGTGCTGATGCGGCTCGCCCAGGGCTTCGCGCTCGGCGGCGAGTGGAGCGGCGCGGCGCTGGTCGCCACCGAGAACGCACCCGCCGGGAAGCGCGCACTGTGGGGCACGTTCCCGCAGCTGGGCGCCCCGCTCGGGTTCATCATCGGCAATGGCCTCTTCCTGATCATCGGCGCGCTGCTGCCCTCCGCGGCGGGCGCCGATCCCTCGCAGCCCTCCGACGCCTTCCTGAGCTGGGGCTGGCGGATCCCGTTCCTGTTCTCGGCTGTCATGGTCGCGATCGGTCTGTGGGTACGCATGCGCCTGGTCGAGTCGCAGGTCTTCGCGAAGACGCAGGAGACCGGCAAGGTCCGCAAGCTGCCGCTGGCCACCGTCTTCCGCCACCACTGGAAGCAGCTGGTCCTCGGCAGCTTCGCAATGCTGGCGACGTACGTCCTCTTCTATCTGATGACGACGTTCTCGCTGAGCTACGGCCGCACCGCCGAGGACGCGGACGTCCCGGGCCTCGGCTACAGCTACACCACGTTCGTCCTGATGATGATCTTCGGTGTGCTGTTCTTCGCCGCGTTCACCCTGATCTCCGGCCCGCTCGCGGACAAGTACGGCCGCCGCAGGACCCTCGCCTGGGTCACCGTCGGCATCATCGTCTTCGGCCTGGTCTGGGTGCCGCTGATCAACCTGGGCACGCTCGGCGTGGTCCTGTGGCTGGTCCTCGGCTTCACCCTGATGGGTACGACGTTCGGCCCGATGGGCGCGATGCTCCCGGAGCTCTTCCCGACCAGCGTCCGCTACACCGGCTCCGGCATCGCCTACAACGTCAGTTCCATCCTCGGCGCGGCCGTCGCCCCGTTCGTCGCGGTCGCCCTCTGGGAGGCCGGCGACGGCTCCCCCTGGCTGGTCGGTGTCTACCTCTCCGTGATGGCCGTCCTCACCCTGACCGCCCTCCTCCTCGGCAAGGAGACGAAGGACATCGCCCTGGACGAGGGCGAGATCCCGGCGGCCCCCGCCCGGACCGAGGCCCCGTCCGCCTGA
- a CDS encoding DUF6221 family protein — protein sequence MTAGLVAFLQARLDEQEAAAVAAGGTSEGWQALGTGVYSVASLDDDVPPLITTGPEVGGSDEDAARAEHIALHGPAQVLRDIEATRGLLKQCKAPETSEEPSDACDPSTAGMQRMAVEMAVRHLAQAHAGHPDYQPEWRP from the coding sequence ATGACGGCCGGCCTGGTGGCCTTCCTCCAGGCCCGTCTCGACGAGCAGGAGGCAGCCGCTGTTGCCGCCGGCGGCACGAGTGAGGGCTGGCAGGCGTTGGGGACGGGTGTCTACTCGGTGGCCTCTCTGGACGACGACGTCCCGCCTCTGATCACTACCGGCCCGGAGGTCGGCGGGTCCGACGAGGACGCCGCCCGCGCCGAGCACATCGCCTTGCACGGACCGGCACAGGTGTTGCGTGACATTGAGGCGACACGGGGCCTGCTGAAGCAGTGCAAGGCGCCCGAGACGAGTGAAGAGCCTTCGGACGCGTGCGATCCCTCCACGGCCGGCATGCAACGCATGGCCGTCGAGATGGCGGTGCGGCACCTGGCGCAGGCTCACGCCGGCCACCCGGACTATCAGCCCGAGTGGCGCCCATAG